In Lentilitoribacter sp. Alg239-R112, the following proteins share a genomic window:
- a CDS encoding HAD family phosphatase translates to MTKTTPNLIIFDCDGVLVDSVMAHCEVLSANFAKYGLEISPIDCRDKLGAGKMSEIGNAAQKLGASLPDHWLDEIYYEIFTRLEQGVPLIDGIEDVLKQIKAEQIKICIASNGSRKKMEIMLGASGLLSHFDEYIYSAHDVGVWKPDPGLFLHAAGQMREDVSECIVIEDSPTGALAAKRADMKCLGYAADTNANDLISHGATKFLSMREIPKLVGI, encoded by the coding sequence GTGACAAAGACAACTCCTAATCTCATTATATTTGATTGCGATGGTGTGCTGGTAGACAGCGTGATGGCGCATTGCGAAGTCTTATCCGCGAACTTTGCAAAATACGGCTTAGAGATCAGCCCGATTGACTGTCGCGACAAACTCGGTGCAGGAAAAATGTCTGAAATTGGCAATGCAGCACAAAAACTTGGTGCATCATTACCTGACCACTGGCTAGACGAAATCTATTATGAGATTTTCACACGCCTCGAACAGGGAGTTCCACTCATAGATGGCATCGAGGATGTTTTAAAACAAATCAAAGCAGAACAAATAAAGATTTGCATCGCTTCCAATGGAAGCCGAAAAAAAATGGAGATCATGCTCGGTGCAAGCGGGCTACTAAGTCATTTCGATGAATACATCTATTCAGCACACGATGTGGGTGTTTGGAAACCAGACCCGGGGCTTTTTTTACACGCAGCGGGTCAGATGCGTGAAGATGTTTCTGAGTGTATTGTCATCGAAGACAGTCCAACAGGAGCATTGGCAGCAAAGCGTGCTGATATGAAATGTTTAGGCTATGCAGCGGATACTAATGCAAATGATTTGATATCTCATGGTGCGACAAAATTTTTATCCATGCGGGAGATACCTAAATTAGTGGGTATTTGA
- a CDS encoding DMT family transporter, translating into MPKSQLHGHLAMLLMSFCIAGSFSLGSEIANVVLPDALTAIRFVTAAIFMGCIITLNGKAKRRHFAAPWRFLLLGAVFSVYFVAMFEALKITAPVSTSAVATLIPLMTAIFGYALLRQAMTKRMALALAIGACGALWVIFKADLNAFVKFDLGLGEFIFFFGAAAHALYTVLFRKLNRGEPVTVSTFGVMVGGAIALIIYSYQNILDTNWLELPARFWLIFTYLVLITTSLTFFLTQFAALRLPSAKVMAYTYLVPSWVILWEWVIGNGLPDLKISVGVAITTIALLILLKNEEKA; encoded by the coding sequence ATGCCAAAATCACAACTCCACGGCCATCTCGCTATGCTCCTTATGTCCTTTTGCATCGCAGGGTCTTTTAGTCTTGGATCAGAAATTGCAAACGTTGTTTTACCAGATGCACTTACGGCAATACGCTTTGTAACTGCCGCAATATTTATGGGATGTATCATCACACTAAATGGCAAGGCAAAACGCAGACATTTTGCAGCACCATGGCGTTTTTTATTATTGGGTGCGGTTTTCTCTGTCTACTTCGTCGCCATGTTTGAAGCATTGAAAATAACGGCACCGGTTTCGACAAGCGCAGTCGCCACACTAATTCCGCTCATGACGGCTATCTTCGGCTATGCACTACTTAGACAAGCTATGACAAAACGCATGGCCTTGGCACTCGCTATCGGCGCTTGTGGAGCTTTATGGGTAATTTTTAAAGCTGATCTGAACGCGTTTGTGAAATTTGATCTTGGTTTGGGAGAATTTATCTTTTTCTTTGGCGCAGCCGCGCATGCGCTTTATACTGTACTGTTTCGAAAACTAAACCGGGGCGAACCTGTCACTGTTTCGACATTTGGCGTTATGGTAGGAGGTGCTATTGCTCTTATAATCTATAGCTATCAAAATATTCTTGATACGAACTGGTTAGAACTTCCGGCAAGATTTTGGCTCATTTTTACCTATCTCGTGCTTATTACAACATCGCTGACATTTTTTCTGACACAATTTGCAGCATTGCGCCTTCCCTCTGCAAAAGTCATGGCTTACACATACCTTGTCCCAAGTTGGGTGATTTTATGGGAGTGGGTGATTGGTAATGGTCTGCCAGACCTAAAAATAAGTGTTGGCGTTGCCATTACAACAATCGCGCTTCTTATCCTTTTAAAGAATGAAGAAAAAGCCTAA
- the der gene encoding ribosome biogenesis GTPase Der, translating into MSFTLAIVGRPNVGKSTLFNRLAGKKLALVDDTPGVTRDRRPGDAKLVDLHFQMIDTAGLEESGPDTLEGRMRAQTEAAIDEADIALFLVDAKMGITPADETLAKLLRKRGKKVVLVANKSEARGAESGLLDAYRLGLGEPCPISAEHGEGLLDLRDAIVDAVGEDVAFDDDEEDFDEAETDVDVYDDDFEDDEEELEIDTSKPLRVAVVGRPNAGKSTLINEFLGQDRLLTGPEAGITRDSISVEWEWNDRKIKMFDTAGMRKRARVQEKLEKLSVADALRAIRFAEVVVVVLDATIPFEKQDLHIADLIIKEGRACVIAINKWDLVENRQEHLKYLHEETRRLLPQVRGILAVPISGQMGNGLDKLMQAVIDTHKTWNRRIPTARLNRWLNITTAQHPPPAVSGRRLKLKYMTQVKSRPPGFMISCTRPDSLPTSYSRYLINKMREDFDMPAIPIRIHYRSGDNPFEGRRRRR; encoded by the coding sequence ATGAGTTTCACACTAGCTATCGTTGGTCGCCCAAATGTGGGTAAGTCAACATTATTTAACCGCCTGGCAGGCAAAAAGCTGGCGCTTGTTGACGATACGCCCGGCGTTACGCGTGACCGGAGACCGGGCGATGCGAAACTTGTAGATCTTCATTTCCAGATGATTGATACAGCTGGATTGGAAGAATCTGGCCCTGATACGCTTGAAGGCCGTATGCGTGCGCAAACTGAAGCTGCGATTGATGAAGCAGATATTGCGCTTTTTTTGGTTGATGCAAAGATGGGTATCACCCCAGCAGATGAAACGCTCGCAAAGCTTTTGCGCAAGCGTGGTAAGAAGGTGGTCTTGGTCGCCAATAAATCCGAGGCTAGGGGAGCTGAATCCGGCCTGCTTGATGCGTATCGCTTAGGCCTCGGTGAACCGTGCCCAATTTCTGCCGAACATGGTGAAGGTCTGCTCGATCTACGTGATGCAATTGTCGACGCTGTGGGAGAAGATGTCGCATTTGATGATGACGAAGAGGATTTCGACGAAGCTGAAACCGATGTCGATGTGTACGATGATGACTTTGAAGATGATGAGGAAGAGCTCGAGATTGATACGAGTAAGCCACTTCGAGTCGCTGTCGTCGGTCGTCCAAATGCCGGGAAATCTACGCTGATTAACGAGTTTTTAGGGCAAGATAGACTGCTTACTGGCCCGGAAGCTGGCATAACGCGCGATTCTATTTCTGTCGAATGGGAATGGAACGATCGCAAGATCAAGATGTTTGACACTGCTGGTATGCGTAAGCGTGCTCGGGTTCAAGAAAAGCTTGAGAAACTTTCAGTTGCAGATGCATTGCGTGCAATCCGGTTTGCAGAAGTTGTTGTCGTTGTCCTCGACGCAACAATTCCTTTTGAGAAACAGGACTTGCATATTGCTGATCTGATTATCAAAGAAGGCCGTGCATGTGTGATTGCGATAAATAAATGGGATTTGGTGGAAAATCGCCAAGAGCATTTGAAATATTTGCATGAAGAAACAAGACGTCTTTTGCCGCAAGTGCGCGGAATACTGGCTGTGCCCATTTCAGGTCAGATGGGCAATGGGCTCGACAAGCTTATGCAAGCTGTTATCGATACTCATAAAACGTGGAACCGCCGTATTCCAACGGCACGTTTGAATCGCTGGTTGAATATAACAACGGCACAGCATCCGCCACCGGCAGTATCGGGCCGCCGTTTGAAATTGAAATATATGACGCAGGTTAAATCACGACCACCTGGCTTTATGATTTCCTGTACTCGCCCAGATTCTTTGCCAACATCTTATTCACGTTATTTGATCAATAAAATGCGTGAAGATTTTGATATGCCGGCCATTCCGATCCGCATACATTATCGATCTGGTGATAATCCGTTTGAAGGTCGCCGACGCCGGCGTTAA
- a CDS encoding tetratricopeptide repeat protein, with translation MSSEDDNFIREVNEELRSDAATAIWKKYGKFIIGGAVAIVVGVAGNVAYKEYTANQAAASGDIFLEALTAAREGRQDEAIEGFDKLEAEGYGAYPLMAKLRAATVLADKGDASSAIAAFQAVSGDNGVPKALQDIAKIRAAYLLVDHGSYDDVSREVEVLTDTENAMRHSAREALGLAAYKANDFARAKEWMQLIVDDRRSPQQMSSRAQVILDLIAGRSAAS, from the coding sequence ATGAGTAGTGAAGACGACAATTTTATTCGCGAAGTCAATGAAGAGCTACGTTCCGATGCTGCAACGGCCATTTGGAAGAAATACGGCAAGTTCATTATTGGTGGTGCTGTGGCCATCGTTGTCGGTGTGGCAGGCAATGTTGCTTATAAGGAATATACTGCCAATCAAGCCGCTGCATCAGGTGATATCTTCCTAGAAGCACTAACTGCTGCGCGAGAAGGTCGACAAGATGAAGCTATTGAAGGTTTTGATAAGCTTGAAGCAGAGGGATACGGTGCCTATCCTTTGATGGCTAAGCTCCGTGCTGCAACAGTGTTGGCCGATAAAGGCGACGCCAGTTCTGCGATTGCAGCCTTTCAGGCTGTATCTGGCGACAATGGTGTGCCAAAAGCGTTGCAAGATATCGCAAAAATTAGAGCTGCCTATCTGCTTGTTGATCACGGATCGTACGATGATGTATCGCGTGAAGTTGAGGTTTTAACTGATACAGAAAATGCAATGCGCCATTCTGCTCGTGAGGCGCTTGGATTAGCTGCCTATAAAGCAAATGATTTTGCCCGCGCAAAAGAGTGGATGCAGCTAATTGTTGATGATCGTCGTTCTCCGCAGCAGATGAGTTCGCGCGCGCAAGTTATTCTCGATCTTATTGCTGGTCGCAGCGCAGCATCGTAA
- a CDS encoding TraR/DksA C4-type zinc finger protein yields MAIDIKKAKMRLDGVQKELEAFSKLSAEFREPVILDQNSVGRLSRMDSMQQQAMAQAQERNRTRDLVRIEMAHRRMNEDEYGYCVNCGEEIPDKRLEIDPMAERCVTCAENV; encoded by the coding sequence ATGGCCATCGATATTAAAAAAGCCAAGATGCGTCTGGATGGAGTACAAAAAGAACTCGAGGCGTTTTCTAAACTGTCGGCAGAATTTCGCGAACCTGTTATCCTTGATCAAAATTCGGTCGGCCGTTTATCGCGGATGGATTCTATGCAGCAGCAGGCCATGGCACAAGCGCAGGAACGCAACCGCACACGCGACCTCGTGCGTATTGAAATGGCTCATCGCAGAATGAACGAAGATGAATATGGCTATTGCGTCAATTGCGGCGAAGAAATTCCTGATAAACGGCTTGAGATTGACCCAATGGCGGAACGCTGCGTAACTTGTGCGGAAAATGTATAG
- a CDS encoding polysaccharide deacetylase family protein: protein MSLAFGFQSEPVYAKENQIVLISFDGAHDNKLWEKSLRIAEQSSAKFTYFLSCVFYMQKRDAKGIYKAPGRTRGTSNIGFAPSVEDVTTRLEHVWAARNFGHEIGNHTCGHFDGANWSADQWSSELAQFNDILSSAWSRNGLAHLEPIGWKKFVKDEIKGFRAPYLSVGNGLFKALKSNGFAYDASTVSRGPKIPNMANDVVEFALPLIPEGPSKRPIIAMDYNLYVRHSKAEENAAQSEKFEARTLDAFNAAFEKQYNGDRIPLQIGYHFVEMNAGAYWRALERFAINVCNKPDVDCITYQEALSRLKNTSGKNG, encoded by the coding sequence ATGAGTTTAGCGTTTGGCTTCCAAAGCGAGCCTGTTTATGCAAAGGAAAACCAGATCGTTTTGATCTCATTTGATGGCGCTCATGACAACAAATTATGGGAGAAAAGCCTACGCATCGCGGAACAAAGTTCAGCAAAATTCACCTACTTTCTCTCCTGTGTATTTTACATGCAAAAGCGCGATGCCAAAGGCATTTACAAAGCACCAGGCAGGACCAGAGGCACATCCAATATTGGTTTTGCTCCTTCTGTTGAAGACGTTACCACACGACTTGAGCACGTTTGGGCAGCTCGTAATTTTGGACATGAGATAGGAAATCATACTTGCGGACATTTTGATGGTGCGAACTGGAGTGCTGATCAATGGTCTTCAGAGCTTGCGCAGTTTAACGATATCTTATCTTCTGCATGGTCGCGCAACGGATTAGCGCATCTTGAACCCATTGGATGGAAAAAGTTTGTCAAAGACGAGATTAAGGGGTTTCGTGCGCCTTATTTATCTGTCGGCAACGGCCTGTTCAAAGCACTCAAAAGTAATGGCTTTGCCTACGATGCCAGCACCGTATCACGCGGACCAAAAATACCAAACATGGCTAACGATGTTGTGGAATTTGCACTTCCTCTCATCCCAGAAGGACCTTCAAAACGTCCCATTATTGCAATGGATTACAACCTTTATGTAAGACATTCCAAAGCCGAAGAAAACGCTGCACAATCAGAAAAATTTGAAGCGCGCACGTTGGATGCATTTAATGCTGCATTTGAAAAGCAATATAATGGCGACCGCATACCGCTTCAGATTGGTTATCACTTTGTTGAAATGAATGCGGGTGCCTATTGGCGCGCACTTGAACGCTTTGCGATCAATGTCTGCAACAAGCCAGATGTTGACTGCATCACATACCAAGAGGCGCTTTCGCGCCTCAAGAATACGTCGGGTAAAAACGGTTAA
- the sbmA gene encoding peptide antibiotic transporter SbmA: MFRSFFPDPKLFFFSAIIWTVIAIGIWFGFVETYQPFLDTLAGYAQQAVEGERPPFLTADKLLIYIYMALAGFGFAVVWMFLDKNTWSRWSVLGSTIIILVTYYNVQLSVFLNDWYGGFNDLLQKALSEKNSVTLEEFYSQLMTVAPILLVNITVLVLLDFFVSHYVFRWRTAMNNYFMDHWPKLRHIEGAAQRVQEDTQRFARIVEGLGVAFVRSMMTLIAFLPLLYTLSQNITEIPFIGKVDGSMVYVAIMSALLGTALLAIVGIKLPGLEFNNQKVEAAYRKELVYGEDRADRAQPATVKELYEGVRKNYYRLYFNYLYFNVARFGYLNVSSFIPLVALAPTVVSGTITLGIFAQINNAFDKVEESFKFFANVWTTIIDLMSIYKRLISFESIIYQDEETATDEAPQNA, from the coding sequence TTGTTTAGATCCTTTTTTCCTGACCCTAAGCTATTCTTTTTTTCGGCGATCATATGGACTGTGATTGCAATTGGTATTTGGTTTGGCTTTGTTGAAACCTATCAACCATTTTTGGATACTCTGGCCGGTTACGCTCAACAAGCCGTCGAAGGAGAACGTCCACCGTTTCTTACCGCTGATAAATTATTGATATATATCTATATGGCCTTAGCGGGTTTCGGTTTTGCAGTCGTGTGGATGTTTTTAGATAAGAATACGTGGTCGAGATGGTCTGTTTTGGGTTCGACGATCATCATACTTGTCACGTATTACAATGTTCAATTGTCGGTCTTTTTAAATGATTGGTATGGTGGGTTTAATGATCTGCTACAAAAAGCTTTATCGGAAAAAAATTCGGTAACATTGGAAGAGTTCTATAGTCAGTTGATGACCGTAGCCCCTATTCTATTGGTCAATATTACTGTACTTGTTTTACTTGATTTCTTTGTGTCCCATTATGTTTTTCGTTGGCGCACAGCGATGAATAATTACTTCATGGATCATTGGCCTAAGTTGCGACATATCGAAGGTGCTGCACAACGTGTGCAGGAAGACACCCAAAGGTTTGCCCGCATTGTTGAGGGGCTTGGAGTAGCCTTTGTTCGCTCGATGATGACGTTGATCGCATTCCTGCCACTCTTATATACGCTCTCTCAAAATATTACGGAAATACCATTTATCGGTAAAGTTGATGGATCGATGGTCTATGTTGCGATCATGTCCGCTCTCTTGGGAACTGCACTGCTCGCGATTGTTGGTATTAAACTGCCAGGTCTTGAATTTAACAATCAAAAAGTGGAAGCCGCCTACCGTAAAGAGCTCGTTTATGGTGAGGATCGTGCAGATCGCGCGCAACCAGCAACTGTCAAAGAATTATATGAAGGTGTGCGCAAAAACTACTATCGACTGTATTTCAATTATCTTTACTTCAATGTTGCGCGTTTTGGGTATCTGAACGTTTCAAGCTTTATTCCGCTTGTTGCACTCGCTCCAACAGTGGTGTCCGGTACGATCACGCTTGGCATTTTTGCGCAGATTAACAATGCTTTTGATAAAGTGGAAGAAAGCTTTAAATTCTTTGCGAATGTATGGACGACCATCATTGATCTTATGTCGATTTACAAACGTCTTATATCATTCGAAAGTATCATCTATCAGGATGAAGAAACGGCAACTGACGAAGCTCCTCAAAACGCTTAA
- a CDS encoding 3-hydroxybutyrate dehydrogenase: protein MTKTAIITGSTSGIGLGIAKAFAKAGMNVVINGLGSAEDNEPARAEVNALGSGKTAFHGANMMQPEQIKDLVQSTEDKFGQVDIIVNNAGIQFVEKVEDFPTSKWDAIIAINMSSAFHTTRVAFGGMKERGFGRIINVGSVHSLIASPYKSAYVTAKHGILGLTKTLALEGAEHGVTANAVCPGYVETPLVTGQIADTAKARGMSEEEVIKNVILKAQATKQFVQIDQVAALALYLTSDDAAQITGTALPVDGGWSAQ from the coding sequence ATGACAAAAACCGCAATTATCACGGGTTCAACAAGTGGCATTGGTCTCGGCATTGCCAAAGCATTTGCAAAAGCTGGCATGAATGTGGTTATCAACGGACTTGGTAGCGCAGAAGACAATGAGCCAGCGCGCGCTGAAGTCAATGCGCTTGGTTCTGGCAAGACAGCTTTTCACGGTGCGAATATGATGCAACCTGAACAGATTAAAGATTTGGTGCAGTCAACAGAAGATAAGTTTGGTCAAGTTGATATCATCGTCAACAATGCTGGTATTCAATTTGTAGAAAAAGTTGAAGATTTTCCAACCAGTAAATGGGACGCAATTATCGCGATCAATATGTCAAGCGCATTCCACACAACGCGCGTAGCTTTCGGAGGAATGAAGGAACGTGGCTTTGGGCGAATAATCAACGTCGGATCAGTACATAGCCTTATCGCCTCTCCTTATAAGAGTGCCTATGTGACAGCTAAGCATGGTATTTTGGGCCTCACCAAAACGCTCGCGCTTGAAGGTGCAGAACATGGCGTGACTGCAAATGCAGTCTGCCCTGGCTATGTTGAGACACCGCTTGTAACCGGGCAAATTGCTGACACGGCAAAGGCTCGCGGAATGAGCGAAGAAGAGGTGATCAAAAATGTGATCCTCAAAGCTCAAGCCACGAAACAGTTTGTGCAAATTGATCAAGTTGCTGCACTTGCACTTTACCTTACGTCCGATGATGCGGCCCAAATCACAGGTACAGCCCTGCCTGTTGACGGCGGTTGGTCTGCACAATAA
- a CDS encoding patatin-like phospholipase family protein: MAKATPQTKTINLALQGGGAHGAFTWGVLDYLLEDGRIKLDGLSGTSAGAVNSVLLAHGLQVGGHDGARAKLDEFWKAMSEAGTSPFGDMMEPWKKMIGASFGGTGPMVAATYNALDTLTRTMSPYELNPFDFNPLRDLLEKCVDFERLRCCTDVKLFINATNVKTGKARIFETSDISLDAVMASACLPSLYKAVEIDGEAYWDGGFIGNPALFPFFYKCESRDVLIVHINPMRRESIPKTAPEIMNRLNEISFNSSLISELRAIKFASKLVQEHWLKDEYHNNIRDVYVHSIHSDDALDDLSVATKYDISWPFLTDLRDRGRGVAKEWCQTHFEAVGKHSSVDLDAEFLNISNIHS, encoded by the coding sequence ATGGCAAAGGCCACGCCCCAGACAAAAACAATTAACCTTGCCCTCCAAGGTGGTGGCGCTCACGGAGCTTTCACCTGGGGTGTGCTTGACTACTTGCTTGAAGATGGCAGAATAAAACTCGATGGCCTTTCTGGCACCAGTGCAGGCGCGGTCAACTCTGTTCTTCTAGCCCACGGTCTACAAGTTGGCGGTCACGACGGCGCTCGAGCCAAGCTAGACGAGTTTTGGAAAGCTATGAGCGAAGCCGGGACATCTCCTTTCGGCGACATGATGGAACCTTGGAAGAAAATGATTGGTGCCTCCTTCGGCGGCACTGGTCCCATGGTTGCAGCCACTTACAATGCGCTCGATACATTGACCCGAACCATGTCACCCTATGAACTTAACCCTTTTGATTTCAACCCACTACGCGATTTATTGGAAAAGTGCGTTGATTTCGAACGGCTTCGATGCTGCACAGATGTGAAACTGTTTATCAACGCAACAAACGTTAAAACAGGCAAAGCTCGTATTTTTGAAACGTCTGATATCAGTCTCGATGCTGTCATGGCATCTGCCTGTCTGCCGAGCCTGTATAAGGCTGTCGAAATAGATGGTGAAGCATATTGGGATGGTGGGTTTATTGGCAATCCAGCTTTATTTCCATTCTTTTATAAATGCGAAAGTCGAGATGTTCTGATCGTGCACATCAACCCGATGCGACGTGAGAGCATTCCAAAAACCGCACCTGAAATCATGAACCGCCTCAACGAGATTTCTTTCAATAGTTCGCTTATCAGTGAATTACGTGCTATCAAATTTGCCAGCAAACTTGTGCAGGAACATTGGCTCAAAGACGAATATCATAATAATATTCGCGATGTTTATGTCCATTCAATACACTCAGATGATGCGCTTGATGATCTCAGTGTTGCGACGAAATATGATATTAGTTGGCCGTTTTTGACTGACTTGCGAGATCGTGGCAGAGGCGTAGCGAAAGAGTGGTGCCAAACTCATTTTGAGGCTGTTGGAAAACACTCATCTGTTGATTTAGACGCTGAATTTCTTAATATCTCGAACATTCACAGCTAA
- a CDS encoding FAD-dependent oxidoreductase, producing the protein MSSGDNVGFIDRQTEFDVLVVGGGIIGCWTAYKAGKRGLKTLLIDQDEVGAGGSGGVLGALMPHMPERWDGKKQFQFEALHALPEEIKLLEDETSLSCGYNRCGRVAPIMNDTKRGQMAGHLPNAEKHWLGVYEWKILNKSPIDNWPIASKAEHGVVYDTLSARVNPRRILAALKQAILQDSMITLRENIGLLKYDETVCRATLSDLSEIKFSHIVLAAGTNTFGFVAPSLSVPVLALGKPIKGQAAILKADLDPTWPIMFDMGLYVIVHKDGHVAIGSTSEIEFDDPMSTDQQLETLIKRAREFCPQLKDADVMERWAGLRPRAIGRDPLIDHMPKAKNVIVATSGFKITFGVAHKMADVAIEHILDEKRTEVPESFRIPAHLAKARKQARRAEI; encoded by the coding sequence ATGAGTTCAGGCGATAACGTTGGTTTTATTGATCGTCAAACAGAATTTGATGTTCTTGTGGTTGGTGGTGGTATTATTGGTTGCTGGACTGCCTATAAAGCCGGAAAACGCGGATTAAAAACATTGCTGATTGATCAGGACGAGGTCGGCGCAGGAGGAAGTGGTGGTGTCCTTGGCGCACTCATGCCACATATGCCTGAACGCTGGGATGGCAAGAAACAGTTCCAATTCGAGGCATTGCACGCGCTGCCAGAGGAAATTAAACTGCTGGAAGATGAAACATCGCTCTCATGTGGTTATAATAGGTGTGGCCGTGTTGCTCCTATCATGAATGATACAAAACGCGGGCAAATGGCGGGTCACCTGCCAAATGCGGAAAAACATTGGCTTGGGGTCTATGAATGGAAAATTCTGAACAAGTCACCGATTGATAATTGGCCAATTGCATCCAAGGCAGAGCATGGTGTTGTTTATGACACGCTGTCAGCGCGTGTTAATCCTCGTAGGATTTTGGCCGCGCTCAAGCAGGCTATTTTACAAGATAGCATGATTACACTTCGTGAAAATATTGGATTGTTGAAATATGATGAAACGGTATGCCGGGCGACATTGAGTGATCTATCAGAGATCAAATTCTCGCATATTGTTTTGGCAGCTGGTACCAACACATTTGGCTTCGTTGCGCCGTCATTGTCCGTACCAGTACTTGCATTGGGTAAACCCATAAAGGGGCAGGCGGCAATATTAAAGGCTGATCTTGATCCAACTTGGCCAATTATGTTCGATATGGGGCTTTACGTTATAGTTCATAAAGATGGTCATGTTGCCATTGGAAGTACGAGCGAAATAGAATTTGATGACCCTATGAGCACTGATCAGCAGTTGGAAACGCTCATAAAACGGGCGAGAGAGTTTTGCCCGCAGCTAAAAGATGCGGATGTGATGGAACGTTGGGCGGGCTTGCGACCACGAGCGATAGGGCGAGATCCTCTTATCGATCATATGCCTAAAGCAAAAAATGTTATTGTTGCAACAAGCGGCTTTAAAATTACTTTTGGTGTTGCGCACAAAATGGCAGATGTCGCGATTGAGCATATTTTGGATGAGAAAAGGACCGAAGTGCCTGAGAGCTTTCGAATTCCGGCCCATCTTGCCAAAGCTAGAAAGCAAGCAAGAAGGGCAGAAATATAA
- the mnmD gene encoding tRNA (5-methylaminomethyl-2-thiouridine)(34)-methyltransferase MnmD produces MNKNLEVKEEIKNEIEWREGDMPYSTQFGDYFYSKTDGRLECNHVFINGNDLQTRFTSEQSFVIAELGFGTGLNFLETARLFHTLSPDGAKLEFHSFELFPMMSNEIDKALAVWPEIEAEKQRLLNIWPSSFEMYQVFQFKPNISLHLHVGDVNEIIHQTDLRADAWYLDGFSPARNHAMWNENLMQAVSDHTNSNGTLASYTAAGWVRRNLQAAGFTIKKCQGYAGKRDMIRGVKLLA; encoded by the coding sequence ATGAATAAGAACCTTGAAGTAAAAGAAGAGATTAAAAACGAAATTGAATGGCGTGAGGGTGATATGCCCTATTCCACACAATTTGGCGACTATTTTTATTCAAAAACCGACGGCCGCTTAGAATGCAATCACGTTTTTATAAATGGAAATGACCTTCAAACCCGTTTTACATCTGAACAATCATTTGTCATCGCCGAATTGGGTTTCGGAACGGGGTTGAATTTTTTGGAAACAGCTCGCCTGTTCCACACCCTTTCACCTGATGGTGCCAAGCTTGAATTTCATAGTTTTGAACTTTTTCCCATGATGAGCAATGAGATTGATAAAGCGCTTGCGGTATGGCCAGAAATAGAAGCAGAAAAACAAAGACTTCTGAACATTTGGCCTTCTTCATTCGAGATGTATCAAGTTTTTCAATTTAAGCCAAACATTAGCCTTCATCTGCATGTTGGTGATGTGAATGAGATAATCCATCAAACAGACCTGCGTGCAGATGCTTGGTATCTTGATGGATTTTCACCAGCCAGAAATCATGCCATGTGGAATGAAAATCTCATGCAAGCCGTATCGGATCACACCAATTCCAATGGTACATTGGCGAGCTATACAGCTGCTGGCTGGGTACGCCGAAATCTGCAAGCCGCCGGATTTACCATCAAAAAATGCCAAGGATATGCTGGCAAACGAGATATGATTAGAGGAGTTAAATTGTTAGCTTAA
- a CDS encoding response regulator: MSFKNTVILQATDGNATESQIFSISKNVDATFTRPISPSLFEDKIVELLNIQMAGSDDLPEEETSNFGLDILIAEDNEVNQIVFTEVLNDLGANFKIAGNGQEAVELWKTHNPAIVLMDVSMPVMSGHEATKAIRAIEEENDLRHTPICAITAHALKGDKEDCFAAGMDDYLSKPVSPDMMAAKIGSLLPKSHPLNKTFAVGEAA, translated from the coding sequence TTGAGTTTTAAAAATACAGTAATTCTGCAGGCAACCGATGGCAACGCGACTGAAAGCCAGATCTTTTCTATTTCCAAGAATGTTGACGCAACATTCACTAGGCCGATATCGCCATCTCTGTTTGAAGATAAAATCGTAGAACTTCTCAATATTCAGATGGCTGGTTCAGATGATCTACCTGAGGAAGAAACATCGAATTTCGGTCTTGATATTCTCATTGCAGAGGATAACGAGGTTAATCAAATCGTTTTTACTGAAGTATTAAATGATCTGGGAGCAAACTTTAAAATTGCTGGAAACGGGCAGGAAGCTGTTGAGCTTTGGAAGACGCATAATCCTGCCATCGTTTTGATGGATGTTTCTATGCCAGTGATGAGCGGACATGAAGCTACGAAAGCGATCCGTGCAATTGAAGAAGAAAATGACCTTCGACATACGCCCATTTGCGCGATTACTGCACATGCGTTGAAGGGTGATAAAGAAGATTGTTTCGCCGCCGGTATGGATGACTATCTATCTAAGCCCGTTAGCCCGGATATGATGGCAGCAAAAATTGGTAGTCTACTTCCAAAATCGCATCCATTAAATAAAACATTTGCGGTAGGAGAAGCAGCCTAA